One Actinospica robiniae DSM 44927 genomic region harbors:
- a CDS encoding MTH1187 family thiamine-binding protein: MLVAFSVTPIGAGEDVAAPVAAAVKVVRESGLPNRTDSMFTTIEGEWDEVMDVVKRACEAVQDGSGRVSLVLKADIRPGVVNAMTAKVEKVEQLLAE; encoded by the coding sequence ATGCTGGTAGCTTTCTCGGTCACGCCCATCGGGGCCGGCGAGGACGTCGCGGCGCCGGTCGCCGCAGCAGTGAAGGTCGTGCGGGAGTCGGGGCTGCCCAACCGCACGGACTCGATGTTCACGACGATCGAGGGCGAGTGGGACGAGGTGATGGACGTGGTCAAGCGGGCGTGCGAGGCGGTGCAGGACGGCAGCGGGCGGGTCAGCCTGGTGCTCAAGGCGGACATCCGGCCCGGAGTGGTGAACGCGATGACGGCCAAGGTGGAGAAGGTGGAGCAACTGCTGGCGGAGTAG
- a CDS encoding serpin family protein: MAAHAASIPVSDAQRQLATQGSNAFAVSLLRALGTGDGDLTFSPQTLSDLLALVAPGARGQTAAQLLSALGLSTSGLTADQVSAALGGDDSVALADAKQGSITLRISSDVWTATTVKPSQSYLSAIDGAFGSGLHQTDFGKDPDAARRAVNQLVEQETNGYISDLFPPNSIDEDTRMVLTDALYLDAAWASPFDPSDTNTSGTFTRADGSTETAALMEQSGSFGYAAGSGWQLAELPYQGGKLAMDVLLPDSGRGTLASLRGQLTSASLTSMLGGIRPVSMQLTLPRFTTDSSLGSLKQVLGQLGVKDLFNPDAADLSGMTADRESLYVSAVVAKAHIAVGEHGTVAAAAAGGAAGATAARAPGVTFTVDHPFLYLIRDLTTGQILFMGQESSI; the protein is encoded by the coding sequence ATGGCGGCGCACGCTGCTTCGATCCCGGTGTCCGACGCTCAGCGGCAGCTGGCGACGCAGGGGTCTAACGCGTTCGCCGTGTCGCTGCTGCGAGCGCTGGGCACGGGCGACGGCGACCTGACCTTTTCGCCGCAAACGCTCAGCGACCTGCTCGCGCTGGTCGCGCCGGGTGCGCGTGGGCAGACGGCAGCTCAGCTGCTTTCCGCCTTAGGTTTGAGCACTTCGGGACTGACGGCCGATCAGGTGAGTGCCGCGCTGGGCGGGGACGACTCCGTGGCCTTGGCCGATGCGAAGCAGGGGTCTATCACGCTGCGCATCTCGAGCGATGTCTGGACGGCTACCACCGTCAAGCCGTCGCAGAGCTACCTCTCGGCGATCGACGGCGCGTTCGGCTCGGGGCTGCACCAGACCGACTTCGGCAAGGATCCGGACGCGGCTCGCCGGGCCGTCAACCAGCTCGTGGAACAGGAGACCAACGGCTACATCTCAGACCTCTTCCCGCCGAACAGCATCGATGAGGACACGCGGATGGTGCTGACCGACGCGCTCTACCTCGACGCTGCTTGGGCCTCGCCGTTCGACCCTTCGGACACGAACACGTCGGGCACGTTCACTCGCGCGGACGGGTCGACCGAGACCGCGGCGCTTATGGAGCAGAGCGGATCGTTCGGCTACGCCGCCGGGTCGGGCTGGCAGCTGGCCGAGCTGCCGTACCAGGGCGGCAAGCTCGCCATGGACGTACTGCTCCCCGACTCCGGTCGCGGCACGCTCGCGAGCTTGCGCGGGCAGCTGACCAGCGCGTCACTGACGTCCATGCTCGGCGGGATCCGGCCGGTGTCGATGCAGCTGACGCTGCCGCGCTTCACCACGGATTCGAGTCTGGGCTCGCTCAAGCAGGTGCTCGGGCAGCTCGGCGTCAAGGATCTGTTCAACCCGGACGCGGCCGACTTGAGCGGGATGACTGCCGATCGGGAGAGCCTCTACGTCTCCGCGGTGGTAGCGAAGGCGCACATCGCGGTGGGTGAACATGGCACGGTCGCGGCGGCTGCCGCGGGCGGGGCGGCTGGAGCTACGGCGGCGCGGGCGCCCGGGGTGACCTTCACTGTCGACCACCCGTTCCTTTACCTGATCCGTGACCTGACGACCGGGCAGATTCTGTTCATGGGGCAGGAGAGCTCGATCTGA
- a CDS encoding SPFH domain-containing protein has protein sequence MAHITKRPFVSHYRGTGTGHVVHLRRGDVAHQGVGQSFWFRPLGTVLSEVPVDDRELPLVFRGRTADFQEAAVQGSVTYRFADPLKAARRLDFGIDTATGAAQGTPLDQVAGLLTELAQQHALSLLASLPLAAALAEGPAAVRTRVAEGLSGDERLAETGLEIVDTRIVAVRPETEVERALRAPARELIQQQADRAGFERRAEAVNRERAIAENELQNRIELATREEQLLAQQGANERKKAEEAAEAARIRAVGEAERSRIAAEAEAERTRIAAEGEAERTRINAAADAERIRLAAAADAERIRLAAAADAERVRELGMSEAAAQDARMTVYQGQDPKILLALAAQELAGALPQIGSVNLSPDLLSTVLGGMLGSGPRPALPATGDQADAR, from the coding sequence ATGGCACACATCACCAAGCGGCCGTTCGTCAGCCACTATCGCGGCACCGGCACCGGCCACGTCGTACACCTGCGCCGCGGCGACGTCGCGCACCAGGGCGTCGGCCAGTCCTTCTGGTTCCGGCCGCTCGGCACCGTGCTGTCCGAAGTGCCCGTCGACGACCGCGAGCTGCCGCTCGTCTTCCGCGGCCGCACCGCCGACTTCCAGGAAGCGGCCGTGCAAGGCTCGGTCACCTACCGCTTCGCCGACCCGCTCAAGGCCGCGCGCCGCCTCGACTTCGGCATCGACACGGCCACCGGAGCAGCCCAAGGCACCCCGCTCGACCAGGTCGCCGGCCTGCTGACCGAGCTCGCCCAACAGCACGCGCTGTCGCTGCTCGCCTCCCTCCCGCTGGCCGCCGCACTCGCCGAGGGCCCGGCGGCCGTACGCACCCGGGTGGCCGAAGGCCTGTCCGGAGACGAGCGGCTGGCCGAAACCGGGCTGGAGATCGTCGACACCCGCATCGTCGCCGTCCGCCCCGAGACCGAAGTCGAGCGGGCGCTGCGAGCCCCCGCCCGCGAACTGATCCAGCAGCAAGCCGACCGCGCCGGCTTCGAGCGTCGTGCCGAAGCCGTCAACCGCGAGCGGGCCATCGCCGAGAACGAGCTGCAGAACCGGATCGAGCTCGCCACCCGCGAAGAGCAGTTGCTGGCGCAGCAGGGCGCGAACGAGCGCAAGAAGGCGGAGGAAGCGGCCGAGGCGGCGCGCATCCGGGCCGTCGGCGAGGCCGAAAGGTCCCGGATCGCCGCGGAAGCCGAGGCGGAGCGGACGCGGATCGCCGCGGAGGGCGAAGCCGAGCGCACCCGGATCAACGCCGCCGCGGACGCCGAACGTATCCGCCTCGCCGCCGCGGCCGACGCCGAGCGGATCCGGCTGGCCGCGGCCGCCGACGCCGAGCGCGTCCGCGAGCTCGGCATGTCCGAAGCGGCGGCTCAGGACGCGCGGATGACCGTCTACCAGGGTCAGGACCCGAAGATCCTGCTCGCGCTCGCCGCGCAGGAGCTCGCCGGCGCACTGCCCCAGATCGGCAGCGTGAACCTCAGCCCCGACCTGCTCAGCACCGTCCTCGGCGGCATGCTCGGCAGCGGCCCCCGCCCTGCCCTCCCCGCCACCGGTGACCAGGCCGACGCCCGATGA
- a CDS encoding MBL fold metallo-hydrolase, which produces MTTTAITALGSDVHLIDTAMSGYDGITAAYAILGDRPCLVETGTATSARTVVEALASLGVGAADLATIVVTHIHLDHAGGVGDLAKAFPRARIVVQEAGARHLADPSRLMASARRVFGDAMDDVFGELLPTPAERIEAIGARGRVDLGGGRYLEGHHTPGHARHHLGLVDSVSGDLYVGDAAGLYIPPDGADPLTGLAPGSANGSGNSDMNGSGEVSAGAGAGAAAGADVAGTILPGTPPPDFDLDLALDSLARMRQLGSTRLLFSHYGPITRVDESLERAEEELRVWVGLVREARSEQMDLDHTLALVRDRTRERYARLLARPEIAAKFEALSSSVANVAGISRWLESLDAAAQTD; this is translated from the coding sequence ATGACCACCACGGCCATCACAGCTCTCGGCTCCGACGTCCACCTGATCGATACCGCCATGTCGGGCTACGACGGGATCACCGCCGCGTACGCGATCCTCGGCGACCGGCCCTGCCTGGTCGAGACCGGCACGGCGACCAGCGCCCGCACAGTCGTCGAGGCGTTGGCCTCGCTCGGCGTCGGAGCGGCAGACTTGGCCACGATCGTGGTCACGCACATCCACCTGGACCACGCCGGCGGCGTGGGCGATCTGGCCAAGGCCTTTCCGCGTGCCCGCATCGTGGTGCAGGAGGCGGGGGCACGGCATCTCGCCGACCCGTCACGGCTCATGGCCAGCGCGCGCCGCGTGTTCGGCGACGCGATGGACGACGTCTTCGGCGAACTGCTGCCCACTCCGGCCGAGCGGATCGAGGCCATCGGCGCGCGTGGACGGGTGGATCTCGGCGGCGGGCGCTACCTCGAGGGGCACCATACGCCCGGGCACGCGCGGCATCACCTAGGCCTGGTCGACTCGGTGAGCGGCGACCTCTATGTCGGCGACGCGGCAGGGCTCTATATCCCGCCGGACGGGGCCGACCCGCTGACCGGGCTCGCCCCCGGCTCCGCGAACGGGAGCGGGAACTCGGACATGAACGGGAGCGGCGAGGTCTCAGCTGGAGCAGGGGCTGGCGCTGCGGCCGGGGCTGACGTGGCCGGCACGATACTGCCCGGCACGCCGCCGCCGGACTTCGACCTCGACCTCGCGCTGGACTCGCTCGCCCGGATGCGACAGCTCGGGTCGACCAGGCTGCTGTTCTCGCACTACGGACCGATCACGCGCGTCGACGAATCGCTGGAGCGCGCGGAGGAGGAACTGCGCGTGTGGGTCGGGCTGGTGCGCGAAGCCCGGTCCGAGCAGATGGACCTCGACCATACGCTGGCGCTGGTACGTGACCGCACCCGGGAGCGCTACGCGCGGCTGCTGGCCAGACCGGAGATCGCGGCGAAGTTCGAGGCGCTCTCGTCGAGCGTCGCGAACGTGGCGGGGATCAGTCGCTGGCTGGAGAGCTTGGACGCGGCGGCGCAGACGGACTGA
- a CDS encoding beta-ketoacyl-ACP synthase III: protein MTASRIAAVGHYQPAETLTNADLEQLVDTNDEWIRTRVGIVERRIARTESVADLAVQASAKALASSGRAANEIDMVVVATTTAIDRCPNTAARVAAALGLGSPAVLDVNTACSGYSHALAVADHAVRAGAARAALVVASEKMSDVTDWTDRSTCILIGDGAGAAVIEACDDAEWGVGPVFWGSAPDKSRMVLIEGDVPRFSQEGQAVYRWVTGEVAALARRACDAAGVTPDQLAGFVPHQANLRMIEPLARQLGLAGKVIARDVVNSGNTSAASVGIALSKLVESGELVSGDLALLFGFGGGLAYAGQVVRCP, encoded by the coding sequence ATGACCGCATCCCGGATCGCCGCCGTCGGGCACTACCAGCCTGCGGAGACGCTGACCAACGCCGACCTCGAGCAGCTCGTCGACACCAACGACGAGTGGATCCGCACCCGCGTCGGCATCGTGGAACGCCGTATCGCGCGCACCGAGTCTGTGGCCGATCTCGCCGTGCAGGCGAGTGCCAAGGCCTTGGCGAGCTCGGGACGAGCGGCGAACGAGATCGACATGGTGGTGGTCGCGACGACTACCGCGATCGACCGCTGCCCGAACACGGCGGCGCGGGTGGCCGCTGCGCTCGGGCTCGGTAGTCCGGCGGTGCTGGACGTCAACACCGCTTGCTCCGGCTATAGCCACGCGCTGGCAGTGGCCGACCACGCCGTGCGGGCCGGCGCCGCTCGAGCCGCCCTGGTGGTGGCCTCGGAGAAGATGTCGGACGTGACGGACTGGACCGATCGGAGCACCTGCATCCTGATCGGCGACGGCGCGGGCGCTGCGGTCATCGAGGCCTGTGACGACGCGGAGTGGGGCGTGGGTCCGGTGTTCTGGGGGTCGGCGCCGGACAAGTCGCGGATGGTGCTGATCGAGGGCGACGTACCGCGGTTCAGCCAGGAGGGGCAGGCGGTCTACCGCTGGGTCACCGGCGAGGTGGCGGCTCTGGCACGCCGGGCCTGCGACGCGGCGGGTGTGACGCCGGATCAGCTCGCCGGGTTCGTGCCGCACCAGGCGAACCTGCGCATGATCGAGCCGTTGGCCCGGCAGCTCGGTCTGGCAGGCAAGGTGATCGCGCGCGACGTCGTGAACTCGGGCAACACGTCGGCCGCGAGTGTGGGCATCGCGCTCTCGAAGCTGGTCGAGTCGGGCGAGCTGGTCAGCGGGGATCTGGCGTTGCTGTTCGGGTTCGGCGGCGGTCTGGCGTACGCGGGACAGGTCGTACGCTGCCCATAG
- a CDS encoding VOC family protein, protein MVELKAALHTPCWTELSVPDPAAAQRFYGEVFGWRGDTDPRPEAGGYTMFKIGQSPVAAVMPLFNETQPVAWSVCLGVADAENITTEAVAHGGKVLMPPTEVFDLGTYGVLSDPGGAAFSIWQAKSFTGAEILGDPNSLGWIELSTRDVPQALEFYPAIFGWATHLSDFYTEWSLDGAHFGGLIDLNTLPVPVADAAPHWKPYFNVADVDVVASKAAAAAGGVLMPPENVPGDTLRISVLRDPQGAVFGIFGPVKESRV, encoded by the coding sequence CTGGACGGAGCTGAGCGTCCCGGACCCCGCGGCCGCTCAGCGCTTCTACGGCGAGGTCTTCGGCTGGCGCGGCGACACCGACCCGCGCCCCGAAGCCGGCGGCTACACCATGTTCAAGATCGGCCAGTCCCCGGTGGCGGCGGTGATGCCGCTGTTCAACGAGACCCAGCCGGTGGCCTGGAGCGTCTGCCTCGGCGTCGCCGACGCGGAGAACATCACCACCGAGGCCGTCGCCCACGGCGGCAAGGTGCTGATGCCGCCGACCGAGGTGTTCGACCTCGGCACCTACGGCGTCCTGTCCGACCCGGGCGGCGCGGCCTTCTCGATCTGGCAGGCCAAGTCGTTCACCGGAGCCGAGATCCTCGGCGACCCCAACTCGCTCGGCTGGATCGAACTGTCCACCCGCGACGTCCCGCAAGCCCTCGAGTTCTACCCCGCGATCTTCGGCTGGGCCACCCACCTGAGCGACTTCTACACGGAGTGGAGCCTCGACGGCGCCCACTTCGGCGGCCTGATCGACCTGAACACCCTCCCCGTCCCCGTCGCTGACGCCGCCCCCCACTGGAAGCCGTACTTCAACGTCGCCGACGTCGACGTGGTCGCCTCGAAAGCCGCGGCCGCCGCCGGCGGAGTGCTGATGCCCCCGGAGAACGTCCCCGGGGACACCCTGCGGATCAGCGTGCTCCGCGACCCGCAGGGCGCCGTCTTCGGCATCTTCGGCCCGGTGAAGGAAAGCAGGGTCTGA